DNA from Thermoplasma acidophilum DSM 1728:
TGTGAACAATCCAAATTTAATTATAGTTCAGATTCGGAATTCAAACCATCTTACAAAGTCAGAATACGAATGCATCGGATTGGCAGACAGTAGAAATGTCCCTCATGGCAAGCATATCAGAAGAAGCTATCCAATGTGCTGTTCTTGCGCGGTTCCTTGTTCACTGGCTTAGCTTCATCCGAAGACGATCCAAAGCTTTCCAAGCTTGCAGTCTTCTGACCCTGCCCCAGATCGGTGCGGAACACATCTATAACCCTGCCAAGCGTTTCGGATAATCTCCTAGCATAGTAATCCCAGTCCGGCTTGACGTTCAGATCCCTACCATATATATATGGTTCTACCTCCTGAGGGGTACGCTTGCCATTGGTGACGATCCACGAAACTTTCATACCTGGGACGAAGGTTTCACCCATATCTATCAGCTTCTTTGCAGCCCTGATATTGGCGAGCGATTCCTGATTGGCCCTGTAGCTTTGGAAATCCTTTACAGTTCTGGATATCACGAGGCTATCGATATCTATCGAAGGATCGCCGGCCCTGACCTTCTTTATCAGGTCATCTGCGTATTTTATCGCTCCATCTATATCTCTGTTGAGGATGAAGTCTATGACCTTTGACAATGCTTGGCTCTGCAGATCGAATGAATCGGTTCTGCGAACTTCGTATCCCTTTATGACTATTTCACCCTTCATGTCATCCGGATAAACGCATCTTCCAGCGTATCGCTTCTTTGCCCCGTGGGAGAAGAACGGATCCAGCACCATCTGAAAATCCAGCGTGAGACCCTGTTCCCTAGAAAGCCTTTCACTCAGATCTTTTCCCCTCTTTATAGCATCCTCGGCCGATCCAGCTCCAGATTCAACGAAAACACTATCCGTATCTCCATATATGACCCTGTAATGTGCGGATTCAAGAGTTGAAATTATGCCTTTTATTGTTTCCCTGGCAAATGCCGTGATCGCACTTCCGATCTTGTGATCTGTGAATCTGTAGAACGAAGATGCTAGCACACCGTAGAATGTGTTCATAAGCACCTTTATTGCGTTCTGAATTCCGTCATAAAATTCGCGTTCATCCTTCGTCTTTGCGGCCTTCATCCGCCTCTTGACTTCATCCCTGTCGGCCATCAGCTCCTGCAGTATTCTTGGTATCAGGCCCTTCTTCTTTTCAGGAGATAGGAAACGCACCCCGTTTGGGGACAGTATCTCACCGTTAGGATCAAGCGTTGTGAAGCAGACATTGTACTTTATTATCATGGATGGATACATGCTCTTGAAGTCCAGGACTATCACGTTTGAGTAGAGCCCTGCACCTATGCTATGCACATATCCGCCCTGTATCTCCTCGGTTTTGATCTCGTGCTGGTTCATTGGAACGCCTATATTTTCTCTGTCAGCAGCTCTGATAAGTATTGAATCAACGTAATTGCTGGTGCCGACGTTTGCAACATCGTCAAGGGGCAGCTTTGTGACCGAAGACATGTACATCAGCCTGTTCATTACCATCAGCTTTTCAAAAATACGTAGTGTAAGATCGGCATCCTTTATACAGTAAGCTATGACCTCTTCACGTCTTTTCTTCCATTCATCCTCTATGTGAAGCCTGTCTATGTTATCCTTGCCCTCGCCAAGAAGCATGTTCGCCACGTAATCTAGGGATTCATGCTTCGGATGGAGTATCCTCTTGACGCTCCACCATGTATCGCTTATCAGGCGTCCGTGGACACGCCAGAACTGGTTCATTATTCTCCTTGGAATGGAACCATCTCTGCCTATCTCTAGCTTTATCCCATACCTGTCCATCCTCTTCTTTATCACAGGTATATCGTATCCATCTATGTTGTAGCCAGTGATAACATCCG
Protein-coding regions in this window:
- a CDS encoding DNA-directed DNA polymerase: MEVEIRIVSASYRQSDVAVELFGRTREGESVAALYFGFRPYYDVVEPDEAYLKVIQNDPEFVKMEDKRLWIRGKYENVKRIYIRSPWKVPEYREKCPFEVLAADIPFHHRFIYDLDLGSCVKIIGENISDRETSFTTDIVIRADRIENVNDFNPNLKVLSFDVENEINRENVEDYGKILVIGYSVSFQGKTVTGSLSGEEQDILRSFVDLIRAEDPDVITGYNIDGYDIPVIKKRMDRYGIKLEIGRDGSIPRRIMNQFWRVHGRLISDTWWSVKRILHPKHESLDYVANMLLGEGKDNIDRLHIEDEWKKRREEVIAYCIKDADLTLRIFEKLMVMNRLMYMSSVTKLPLDDVANVGTSNYVDSILIRAADRENIGVPMNQHEIKTEEIQGGYVHSIGAGLYSNVIVLDFKSMYPSMIIKYNVCFTTLDPNGEILSPNGVRFLSPEKKKGLIPRILQELMADRDEVKRRMKAAKTKDEREFYDGIQNAIKVLMNTFYGVLASSFYRFTDHKIGSAITAFARETIKGIISTLESAHYRVIYGDTDSVFVESGAGSAEDAIKRGKDLSERLSREQGLTLDFQMVLDPFFSHGAKKRYAGRCVYPDDMKGEIVIKGYEVRRTDSFDLQSQALSKVIDFILNRDIDGAIKYADDLIKKVRAGDPSIDIDSLVISRTVKDFQSYRANQESLANIRAAKKLIDMGETFVPGMKVSWIVTNGKRTPQEVEPYIYGRDLNVKPDWDYYARRLSETLGRVIDVFRTDLGQGQKTASLESFGSSSDEAKPVNKEPRKNSTLDSFF